One genomic window of Nicotiana sylvestris chromosome 10, ASM39365v2, whole genome shotgun sequence includes the following:
- the LOC138879802 gene encoding uncharacterized protein, translating to MAITTRSGKLLQGGSEQVVEVEESEHEVEVDEQRVVEVEKVPKELKVQQENWDEVKEKVKETPKTLPPIPRPPPPFPQRLSRKVDDIKLEMFYDILKQLSVNIPFVEAFQEMPGFAKYLKDLITKKRTTKNEVVNVTHRVSSMIATSTIQKKKDPGAFTIPCTIGAHDFARALCDNGASINLMPLAIYKKAGLGMPRPTSMRLQTADRSIKRPVGIVDDVLVKVGKFHLPADFVILDCAVDKEIPIILGRPFLATGRALMDSKWNEIKFRVNDEEVTFQASKVMKLPHEYESISVIDVVDEVEDAVEMKMEERCLGEALAAILVNFDGEDMEGYMELVNALEGLGSYTYAPSKLSLDLENRATPFAKPSIIEPPQLELKPLPPHLRYKFLGSNDTLPVIVSSLLNDVQVEQLLEVLKEHRQAIGWTIADIRGIPTGICKHKIQLESDTKPSVEHQ from the coding sequence ATGGCGATTACTACTCGGAGTGGGAAGTTACTACAAGGAGGGAGTGAACAAGTGGTTGAAGTTGAAGAGTCCGAACATGAAGTTGAGGTTGATGAGCAAAGGGTTGTTGAAGTTGAGAAGGTTCCGAAAGAGTTGAAAGTGCAACAAGAAAACTGGGATgaggtaaaggaaaaggtaaaagagacaccAAAGACTCTGCCGcctattcctagacctcctcctccATTCCCTCAAAGACTTTCTAGGAAGGTTGATGATATCAAACTCGAAATGTTCTATGACATTCTCAAGCAATTATCGGTAAATAttccatttgtggaagcatttcaagagatgccgggttttgctaaatatttgaaagatttgatcaccaagaagagaaccaccaaaaacgaagtggtgaatgtgactcacCGGGTTAGTTCCATGATTGCAACATCCACCATTCAAAAGAAAAAAGACCCGGGAGCTTTCACCATTCCCTGTACCATTGGGGCACATGATTTTGCAAGAGCCCTTTGTGATAATGGGGCAAGCATCAACTTGATGCCTCTTGCCATTTACAAGAAAGCAGGGTTAGGTATGCCAAGGCCCACAAGTATGAGATTGCAAACGGCCGATCGTTCCATCAAACGACCGGTGGGAATTGTTGATGATGTACTTGTGAAGGTGGGAAAATTTCATTTACCCGCTGATTTCGTAATCCTTGATTGTGCGgttgacaaagagatccctatcattttggggagaccatTCCTTGCCACTGGAAGAGCACTAATGGATTCAAAATGGAATGAGATCAAATTCCGTGTAAATGATGAAGAGGTTACATTCCAAGCAAGCAAGGTTATGAAACTACCACATGAGTATGAAAGCATctcggtgattgatgttgttgatgaAGTAGAGGATGCAGTtgaaatgaaaatggaagaaCGGTGCCTCGGTGAGGCATTGGCGGCTATTTTGGTAAACTTTGATGGTGAAGATATGGAGGGGTATATGGAATTGGTAAATGCATTGGAGGGGCTTGGGTCCTACACTTATGCTCCGTCAAAGCTATCTCTCGACTTGGAGAATAGAGCCACTCCTTTCGCAAAGCCTTCTATTATCGAACCACCGCAACTAGAGCTCAAACCACTTCCACCACACTtaaggtataaatttcttggctcaaatgatactttaccggtaattgtttcttctttgttgaatgatgtgcaggtagaacaattGTTGGAAGTGTTGAAGGAGCATAGGCAAGCCATTGGATGGACAATTGCGGACATCCGAGGGATTCCCACGGGAATTTGCAAACACAAGATCCAATTAGAGAGTGATACGaaaccaagtgtggaacatcaaTGA